In Amia ocellicauda isolate fAmiCal2 chromosome 7, fAmiCal2.hap1, whole genome shotgun sequence, the genomic window TAGCACTGGTCTTTAAAATAAGTGGGTGATGTTTTCTACTTTCTCCTCTCAAGAGATCTGCGATCTACTGAACAGGTTAAAAAGCACAATTGTTCTTCTTAATTCTTAATGAGAACATTATGGAACATCTGCCAATGCGTTCAACTCCGATTAGCAGCTCAGAAATGAAAGTGTTGTCcagttttttcaaatgtattgaaaatagTTTATCAGGTGTCATATAAGAGGCACTCCTATCAAATATGGCTCATTAGTCAACACTAATTCATGCATTTGTAAATTGTGATTGACAGATGGTCCAAATTTAACCTAGATCTGGGTATCCTCCAATATCTGTTCATCATTTCCCCCAATATCGGTGTGCAAAAATGTAACTGTTCcattttttcaaattacatcTGTAATATTAGTTAGTCTTAGTCTTCCAGGAGGTATCTGTAGAAATGTTTTTACAATTCTATCCAGTGCTGGACCTCTGCCTTGGACACATAATTGCTTATGAATCTGCCATTACTATCTGGCCCttgcaaaataactgaaaacagCACCTGGCTTGTTCATCAGCCCTCACATACATCACAGCTTCCCTGCTCCACACCACTTAATTATTTATGCCACCAAGCCTTTGTACAATATTGCatggcacacacacagagaagcaAGTTCAGTTCAAGGCGAACCTCAGAGAGGATTAGCACAGCATTGCCGTGTATTCCAGGGAATCTGCATCCAATGTGGTAGATCAATTGATTACCAGTACAAAAATGCAAAGAGAACATCATCACATCATATTCTGCATGAGATTATttttaccaaaaacaaaaaaaaattaaaatattatatatatatatatatatatatatatatatatatatatatacatgcatatataattTGGGGTTTTGGAACTCATGGGACCTTGTAAATGTTGTAGATTTTGTTTAGAAATATCAGATGTACACTGCACTCTTAAAATACAATGATCCATTCCATTGTACATTCATTGTTGAGGGTAATAATGTATCTATCTGATTGTTGGACACAGATTTGAGATTTCACCATTTGCTCAAGATTGAAACAGTGTTCATCAATCCCTGAAAATATATCCTTTGTAAATATGTCTCCATGATATATCAACTACATTAATCAGCCAATaatataatttcaaataaaGGGTATGAATATGAATGACAGATCCACAGTAACCATTTACGTATCTCATTTTGAAGGTGCAGTCCCACAGTGTGCTTTTttctcaattaaaaataaattccagCAACATAATTTGGCTATTGCCCTCCTTCTTATTTCCCTGATGATTTAATCAGATGTAGACAATGCCTGAAAGCTGTTCTCAGCTCTGGCCCAGCAATATGGCACAGGGCAGTATGCTGAGGAGGGAAAATAAAGAACCATTTCAAGTTAAATGCAGGCCAGGTTCAGCTTTTCTCCTTTCAACATGGTGACTATTTCCCATACTTCAGTTTCTGGTTCAGAGAGGTCACTTTACGCTTAATGCAGTGTTCCCAGTTAAGAATGGGTTTTTCTTGCTCCAGAACGGAGTACTTCTCGGGAGAATAACCTCGGAGAGTGAAAGCACTTCCCCGGTTACAGAGATATTTTGTTGCTGATGCTGCAGGAACTAAAAATACATGAGAACAGCGTCTTTGGCTGCGGCCTGTGGAGACGAtagaaacacagacagcagtAAATGGATTATCAAAGTAAATAAAGATTTTAGGCCAGATATAGAGGACAGAAAAACGCCTGATTGGATTCAGATGAGGCTTTAATAGAATCGAGTTTAACTTCctctatagtatatatatatatatatgaatttaaccTTTTTCCCCCCAATCACAGAGTCACACAACTTTGTTGATTCATTGCGCTATCATTAATAAACCGAGATATGAAGTCTTTGTTGCGGCTGATCTCCGAAACCAAGGCCTTAACAGAAAAACGACATTCGAGCCTGTGATCCTCTCCAGTCTACCGTTGGTCTTCGAACTTCTTCCTAGCAAATTCAGGCAGTCAGGGATCCTGTTCTGGACGCCTCAATGTGACCTCGCTTCCTGTCATTAGGATCGCaatgcttttcattttaaaacctcATGCTCAAGTAAAAGGAGCTCCAGGCAAAATGCatgtaagaactttgtaaactATAGCACTTCATTTTGACAGGAATTATGTGGTGCATCTAAAAATAACTACAGAAAGAATGACTTGcactcatacacacatacacacaaagtaGCACAGTGTTTTAGAGCCTGAAGCATCAACTAATAACAGATCAACAGAGTATAAGGACTGTGGTCAGGGGCCGATAGATTCACTTTTCTTCCTGCATTGTGACCGATGTTCTTCTTAGCAGCCCTGAGCTTAAACAAGTGCATTTGTGACCACTATGTATTGTTTATGGGCTACGTTTAGCATAAGGAGATGTTTTCCATTGAAAACATATTCTCCAGTTTACAAAGCACAGAGATTAATCTATTAAACAGAACCCCTAGTTTTAATTAAATCCGCCAAAACACTGATTCACTCTCAGTAAGTCTTGAAAGATGATGACTAATACTCTGGAGATGATGTAGACCTTCTGAGATGCATTTTATATGAGGAATTACTTTATATGTAAATCAGGTTTAGGGCATGTTGAAACGTGGGAAGTTAGAATACTTGCAATACTGCAGACCAGTCAGTATTATAATGACGTGGGAGGGAATGTGCTCAGTgaggaaaacaataataattggaGGAAAAAAGGAGGAAATATATATACGTTATCCCTATAGgtttattatgatttaattGTAACATTTTCCAAGTTGAACATGATCACTTTGTGAAAGGTGAAAAAAGATGTGTACATATGAATGGGACCAGCCTACTAACAGATAAATCGTATACCCGAGATGTTCCTAATCCAGATtctttataaataattaaaatacgtACATATCCCGGCTTCCTTCTGCCAACAACAACCTGTTAGGTAGACGTACTTACCTCTCCAGAACACAACCACTGGGTGACGCTCACTCTTGTGCTCTCGGTTTCCGGTGTCCCTTGGGTATAAACTATTCCTAAGCCAGGTTGCAGGTACTGTCCCTTCTGAGCCCATAATGGATAATGTGGTTCATTAGATGggagaatgaatgaatgaatgaatgaatgaatgaatgaatgaatgaaaccaCATTAGTGGTCTAATTAGTGTATCACACttcttttaaatgattttacatGGGTCTTCAAAGGCAGTTAATTAGAAACAACTTAACACAATACATCCCTAAAACCCCAGTTTGATATGAAGTCCTTTTATTACTGGTGTAATCCTTTTgcattcttttctctttttgtttttctatttacaGAGATATAAAACTCCTTTTTCGTTATTGTCCTTGACGCTGGGAGAATATAGTCCATTTGAGATTCGGTTGAGTCTTGAACTTCCTCACTACAGTAAGGAGGTAGATTCTCCCATTGTACAGATTTCCTGTCAGAAGTTAGAGGCCTCTAAgaattgtaaaaaaaagaaagaaaaaaagtcacAATATACACCCTTAGCTAAACACACGCTGTATTCATACACATTATGTACTTTTATTAACTTAATTTGCATAATCAAAAAGCATCATATAACTTTGTTCATCTTAGTTCTGGATAGCAGCAAATAAATAGAATGAGACTTACATCTATAGTGTTCATGTCAAGTATTTAAAGTTCTGCATAAACAAGTCATCGTCAACAGACAGAAGAAGCaatattatgtatatttatcatgaacatgaaatacattttgttttcacagcTTTTAAAGGAGAACTTTAAACCCATATGATACGGCAGATATCTCCACAGAAGCTACATCTCAAAGCAGCTCATTAACCACAATCATTAGATTTTTTTACAAAAGCTATATTTAGGCCAtattttttgtgtcttttttctttttaaagcccAAACAGTCTAATTGCACTTGTCAATGGAGCTCTGAGGGGCTTCACTCCATTAGCCAGATTCAGTCCCATTTTTTGGCATGTACTGCAGTTGTTCActttacacagagaaaatacaggtagtcggaaaggaaaaaaatatatacatactgtattttttaatttttaaacaaaaaagaaagtgtATCGGGTGAGACATTCTAAAACTTGACACTTTTACCAAGTCATCAAATAACTCTGCATCTATCATGTAAAGCGTAGCTAGAACTATGCTGAGGTGGCAGAATGAGTCCAATTCGTACGACATGACGTGCAAAAAGAAGACTAAGATTTCATGTAAGCCCACAAAACCCTCTCTGTATACATTACATGTGCTATTCATACTTTCAAATCCCTTCAAAGTTTAGTAAAAACATTCCTGAAtcccaaacaaacaatcaaaaatcATCATAAACTATTGTACATTAGGTTTCTGTTCTCCTTTAAAAGTCTATTCTGACTGAGCCCTCATCTTGGAATATACTACCAGCTACCAGCGGATCATTCCAgaaatacaagaaagaaaaggtaGCACCCTCTTGGCGCAGTGTCTCTTGCCTCTCACGGCCAAAACCCCAGCACCCTGTGCCTGGGGGCAGGAACGAAATTATGACAACAGCACAGGACACCATACTTCACAATGTTCTAGAACAAATATCAccggaaaaaaaactaaacgccaaaaattaaataaaaatatgggGGGAAAAACACAGGGGAGGAAAAACGAAGGCTCAGAAGAATTTGTCGTCGATTCGGAAGTGAGGCCGTGTGACGTCATCGGGGTTGATGAACACCGAGATGGACTTCCCGGGGTTCTCCGTCACCAGCTGCTGGAGTTTCTTGGCCAATCGGTCGTCGGGTTGGTTCTCCCCGTTGTCCGACTGCGGCGAGGGGATGCTGGAGCAGCTGCCTCGTCTCTGCAGGTCTAGGGTCAGGCGGTTGGCCGCCTTGACATGCTCGATGGCCGTCCTCAGGTGCTCCGTGGGGTCGGAGCGGACGGAGGACAGTTTGCGGGCGTGAAGCATCACCGTCTCGTCCGAGAGGTGCTCCAGCATGTTGCACTGCGGGATGAAGTAGTTGGGGCACATCTTGTTGACTAGGCAGTGCTGGAGGTCGTCTATGAGCCCGAGCAGGAAATGCGCCGAGTAGTCTTCCTGGGAGAGGTAATTGGCTGGAAGTCTGTCACATGACCAAAGCATCATGCTCCTGAGGTGGTATGGGCTGATGGCTTTGGGGCGAGACAACAGTTTGATGATGATGGCCTTGCAGGCTTGGTAGGCTTGCATGAGGCTACTGGAAATGCACTTCTTCAGCTGAACTTCGCTGCGGGCGAATGACAGCCGCCACTCGTTCTCCTTCTTGCCTTTGAAGGAGCAGGCAGGGACCAGGTAGAAGCCGCTGATCACCTCCTCTTCGGTGATCTTCCCATCCCAGAAATGGTTCTCCATCAGCCAGCTCTGAGCCACCGCCGGCCAGCCCTTGAAAGACACCACAGGGACAATGTCATACAGCATCCGGCTGCTGCCCACTCCCAGGATGACCGAGATGATGGTGCCgttcttctccaccttctccacCTTGGGCATCCCCCTCTGAGGCTTCTTCTGGATCTCCACGAGGACCACGCTGATGGACTCATAGAACCAGTCCGCCACCCTGGTGGGCGAGAAGAAGTAGTTGGTGGCTCCGTTGATGTGGTCCACGATGGTGCAGCAGTCCTTCCACTTGTTGATGGTGCCCTCGTCAAAGAGCCGCAGACTCAGCCAGGAGTGGCACAGGGCGGAGTGCCGCATGTCCAGGGTGACCGGCTGGTTGCGGTCGTGCAGCTTGAGGGCCGGGACCAGCAGGGTGAAGTCCATGTCATAGTCGGTCCCTCTGGCATAGATGTTGAGCTCGTCCAAGTCCATGTCCACCACGCCCTCGCGCACACCTCCGGACAGCAGGAGGTATTCATTGGCCACAGGAAGTTTCTGATCCAACTTCTGTACCATCCCTGAAAAACACAAGAGCATCATGGGTGACTGACAGTCACAGATTGAGAAGTATCCTCCTCCTTTAAAACTGCCAGCAAAGGCCTGGCACTCAACTGGAAAGCAAAGAAaccctttcattcccatttatTATGATGCTGTCGCTGAGAGATGCATTCCCAGGCATATTTGCTTAATACTCTACTCCAAAAAAGATTACATAATTAATGTGGCTTTCTGGCAGCAGTGTGACGTCAGGT contains:
- the LOC136753526 gene encoding nucleotidyltransferase MB21D2, with the protein product MAAPVVASRAGSVHSIGTSTSTSATSTNNNNKIAPSCPELDFRSGARIEEVNKLIQEFSKHDQREYDDQRALEIHTAKDFIFSMLGMVQKLDQKLPVANEYLLLSGGVREGVVDMDLDELNIYARGTDYDMDFTLLVPALKLHDRNQPVTLDMRHSALCHSWLSLRLFDEGTINKWKDCCTIVDHINGATNYFFSPTRVADWFYESISVVLVEIQKKPQRGMPKVEKVEKNGTIISVILGVGSSRMLYDIVPVVSFKGWPAVAQSWLMENHFWDGKITEEEVISGFYLVPACSFKGKKENEWRLSFARSEVQLKKCISSSLMQAYQACKAIIIKLLSRPKAISPYHLRSMMLWSCDRLPANYLSQEDYSAHFLLGLIDDLQHCLVNKMCPNYFIPQCNMLEHLSDETVMLHARKLSSVRSDPTEHLRTAIEHVKAANRLTLDLQRRGSCSSIPSPQSDNGENQPDDRLAKKLQQLVTENPGKSISVFINPDDVTRPHFRIDDKFF